A region from the Nesterenkonia lacusekhoensis genome encodes:
- a CDS encoding AAA family ATPase: MSQRFIVTKEHRRFTEFADAVRRGHTIGLCFGPAGVGKTLSARRYAHWDKAHDLLTYWGPRSDDDAKIYAALNRSRTVLYTPSVLTTPRTLKDELNQAITRTNICIEQHLAPHGDVTPETWGWRRSRNYVELIIVDEAERLRPAALELLRDRYDRDDIALILIGMPGLEKQFSHYPQFYSRVGFAHQYRPLGQDELLFVLQRHWRSLGKTLDPEDFTDAQAIAAIARVTRGNFRLFERLIPQIQRVLKINELDTITNDVIEAAQSTLVIGVT; the protein is encoded by the coding sequence GTGAGCCAGCGCTTCATCGTCACCAAAGAACACCGCCGCTTCACCGAGTTCGCCGACGCCGTGCGCCGCGGCCACACCATCGGCCTGTGTTTCGGACCGGCCGGAGTGGGCAAGACGCTCTCGGCGCGCCGCTACGCGCACTGGGACAAGGCCCACGATCTGCTGACCTACTGGGGGCCGCGCTCCGACGATGACGCCAAGATCTACGCCGCCCTGAACCGGAGCCGCACCGTGCTCTACACCCCCAGCGTGCTGACCACCCCGCGGACCCTGAAGGATGAGCTCAACCAGGCCATCACCCGCACCAACATCTGCATCGAACAGCACCTCGCGCCGCACGGCGACGTCACGCCCGAGACCTGGGGATGGCGCCGCAGCAGGAACTACGTCGAGCTGATCATCGTCGACGAGGCCGAACGGCTTCGCCCCGCCGCCCTGGAACTGCTGCGCGACCGCTACGACCGAGACGACATCGCACTGATCCTGATCGGCATGCCCGGACTGGAGAAGCAGTTCAGCCACTACCCCCAGTTCTACAGCCGGGTCGGGTTCGCCCATCAATACCGACCCCTGGGCCAAGACGAACTGTTGTTCGTCCTGCAACGACACTGGCGCTCCCTCGGCAAGACCCTCGACCCCGAAGACTTCACCGACGCCCAAGCCATCGCCGCCATCGCGCGTGTCACCCGCGGCAACTTCCGACTGTTCGAACGCCTCATCCCCCAGATCCAGCGCGTGCTGAAGATCAACGAACTCGACACCATCACCAACGACGTCATCGAAGCCGCCCAAAGCACCCTGGTCATCGGCGTCACCTGA
- a CDS encoding adenylate/guanylate cyclase domain-containing protein has translation MSLKDDLNAYVQKTVDEQWERRAGQKVPDADDLPLKNLAVELDATVLYADLASSTKMVKGHKDWFAAEVYKSYLYCAAKIIRARGGIITAYDGDRVMGVFIGDSKNTDAAKCGLQINWASKKIVAAKIAEKYPKSTFVLKQRVGIDTSKLFVARTGIRGGLPPEVGPRVMRAAVSSMGTDFSILSRAAVPER, from the coding sequence ATGAGTCTGAAAGATGATCTGAATGCGTACGTCCAGAAAACCGTCGACGAGCAGTGGGAGCGTCGCGCAGGCCAGAAAGTGCCCGACGCCGATGACCTTCCGCTGAAGAACCTTGCTGTCGAGCTCGACGCAACCGTCCTCTACGCGGATCTTGCGTCGTCGACGAAGATGGTCAAGGGACATAAGGACTGGTTCGCTGCGGAGGTCTACAAGAGCTATCTCTACTGTGCAGCGAAGATCATTCGAGCGCGGGGCGGCATCATCACGGCCTACGACGGGGACCGTGTCATGGGTGTGTTCATCGGGGACTCGAAGAACACCGACGCCGCGAAGTGTGGGCTGCAGATCAACTGGGCATCGAAGAAAATTGTGGCAGCGAAGATCGCCGAGAAGTACCCGAAGAGCACCTTCGTGCTCAAGCAGCGGGTTGGCATCGATACCTCGAAGCTTTTCGTCGCCCGAACAGGCATTCGAGGTGGGTTGCCCCCGGAAGTAGGTCCACGCGTTATGCGGGCCGCGGTTTCTTCAATGGGTACAGATTTCAGCATACTCAGCCGGGCTGCGGTACCCGAGCGCTGA
- a CDS encoding IS3 family transposase (programmed frameshift) encodes MTSKRRRHTPEQIIRKLQDAEKLQAEGHDVAATARELGVTEATYYRWKNQYGGLKAEDAKRLKELQKQNDRLKKLLAEAELEKAALKELAGGKLLSPDRRRAAARHLMATMGISERRATALAGLARSAFRRALKSENAGDPDAGLRAWLRAYAKDHPRWGYRRAYHDARAEGWAVNHKKVQRLWREEGLRVPVRRRRKRVGSSTAEAPQADAPNVVWAVDFQFDADETGRAIKIASIVDEHTRECLGGIVARSITGDDLTAHLDAIAADRGLPEVLRCDNGPELICHAMADWAGEVTGIHYIPPGAPWRNGYVESFNSRIRDECLNITSFWSLTHARVIITDWKKEYNTIRRHSALGYRSPAEYAEICTH; translated from the exons ATGACAAGCAAGAGAAGACGCCATACCCCGGAACAGATCATCCGGAAGCTCCAAGACGCTGAGAAGCTCCAGGCAGAAGGCCACGACGTCGCCGCCACCGCCCGCGAACTGGGAGTCACCGAGGCCACCTACTACCGGTGGAAGAACCAATACGGCGGGCTCAAAGCCGAAGACGCCAAACGGCTGAAGGAACTTCAGAAGCAAAACGACCGGCTCAAGAAGCTCCTGGCCGAGGCGGAGCTGGAGAAGGCCGCGCTGAAGGAGCTGGCGG GAGGGAAACTTCTAAGCCCGGACCGGCGCCGAGCAGCTGCGCGACACCTGATGGCCACCATGGGCATCAGTGAACGCAGAGCCACCGCGCTGGCCGGGCTTGCCCGATCCGCCTTCCGCCGGGCACTGAAGTCTGAGAACGCTGGTGATCCTGATGCTGGGCTGCGGGCCTGGCTACGGGCTTATGCAAAGGACCACCCGCGCTGGGGCTACCGGCGGGCCTATCATGATGCCCGAGCCGAGGGCTGGGCGGTCAACCATAAGAAGGTCCAGCGGCTCTGGCGTGAAGAGGGCCTGCGGGTTCCGGTGAGACGTCGACGCAAACGCGTGGGGTCCTCCACCGCGGAAGCCCCGCAGGCGGACGCGCCGAATGTGGTGTGGGCGGTGGACTTCCAATTCGACGCCGATGAGACGGGCCGGGCGATCAAGATCGCCTCGATCGTCGATGAGCACACTCGCGAATGCCTGGGCGGGATCGTGGCCCGCAGCATCACCGGTGATGACCTCACCGCCCACCTCGACGCTATCGCCGCTGACCGGGGGCTTCCAGAGGTCCTACGGTGTGACAACGGCCCGGAGCTGATCTGCCACGCGATGGCCGACTGGGCCGGGGAGGTCACGGGGATCCACTACATCCCGCCGGGTGCGCCGTGGCGCAATGGGTACGTGGAGTCCTTCAACAGCAGGATCCGGGATGAGTGCCTGAACATCACCAGCTTCTGGTCTTTGACCCATGCTCGGGTGATCATCACGGATTGGAAGAAGGAATACAACACCATCCGGCGCCACTCAGCGCTCGGGTACCGCAGCCCGGCTGAGTATGCTGAAATCTGTACCCATTGA
- a CDS encoding adenylate/guanylate cyclase domain-containing protein produces the protein MDGNYRPYDWTASSARIKAILDQPAGAYEEVDGLPDRDKLTFSNGFYGMCSAIFIDIRDSSGLTSKHKRPVLAKIYRSFISEMVAVLNSDSNVREVNIVGDCVWASYKTTQVNHIDDVFATAAQANTLLKLLNHHYEKEGITQLSIGIGVEYGRVLMIKAGYNGSTINDVVYMGDVVNRAAHLAHLAGRGWGSSPIVVGDVFYSNLNENNQGLLRPQRTSRIGTVYQGNPIIPPMDEWISSLS, from the coding sequence ATGGACGGCAACTACAGACCATATGACTGGACGGCCAGCTCGGCCCGGATCAAAGCGATCCTGGATCAGCCGGCGGGAGCGTACGAAGAGGTAGACGGGCTCCCTGACCGGGACAAGCTCACGTTCTCCAACGGCTTCTACGGCATGTGCTCGGCGATCTTCATTGACATCCGAGACTCGTCCGGCCTGACGTCGAAGCACAAAAGGCCCGTCCTTGCGAAGATCTACCGGTCGTTCATCTCGGAAATGGTCGCAGTCCTAAATTCCGACTCCAATGTGCGCGAGGTGAATATCGTCGGCGACTGCGTGTGGGCCTCCTACAAGACGACGCAGGTCAACCACATCGACGATGTGTTCGCTACCGCAGCGCAGGCCAATACCCTCCTGAAGCTCCTCAACCACCACTACGAGAAGGAAGGGATCACCCAACTCAGCATCGGCATAGGCGTCGAGTACGGGCGGGTCCTCATGATCAAGGCGGGGTACAACGGCAGCACGATCAACGACGTCGTGTACATGGGCGACGTCGTCAACAGGGCAGCCCATCTGGCGCACCTGGCGGGGCGCGGTTGGGGATCGAGCCCGATCGTCGTCGGCGACGTCTTCTACTCGAACCTGAACGAGAACAACCAAGGCCTACTTCGACCGCAGCGGACGTCCCGCATCGGAACCGTGTACCAGGGAAATCCCATCATCCCGCCGATGGACGAGTGGATCAGCTCCCTCAGTTGA
- a CDS encoding Pycsar system effector family protein: MNEWIRHSDAKAGVTLAFTGVMATTTFNLAKDFTPRTALFDTLVVIACFLLLITGAMCGWTLTPRVKDKDADRGTINRLFFASIDRNFRGKRQEYSEALHTLTSDPVELTKDLADQIHVNARIATVKATAAKWAIRCALAAGAAIAVLALVVGTTNS, encoded by the coding sequence ATGAACGAGTGGATTCGCCACTCGGATGCAAAGGCCGGCGTAACGCTGGCCTTCACTGGGGTGATGGCAACGACGACGTTCAACCTCGCAAAGGACTTTACTCCTCGGACTGCGCTGTTCGACACTCTCGTTGTCATCGCCTGCTTCTTGCTTCTCATCACCGGCGCTATGTGCGGATGGACGCTAACACCGAGAGTGAAGGACAAGGATGCAGATCGGGGCACGATCAACAGGCTTTTCTTCGCCAGCATCGATCGAAATTTCAGGGGCAAGCGACAGGAGTACAGCGAGGCGCTCCATACACTGACCTCTGATCCTGTTGAGCTGACGAAAGATCTCGCTGACCAGATACATGTCAATGCTCGGATTGCCACGGTAAAAGCAACCGCTGCAAAGTGGGCCATCCGGTGCGCTCTCGCCGCAGGAGCCGCGATCGCAGTCCTGGCCCTCGTTGTCGGCACCACGAACAGCTAG
- a CDS encoding IS481 family transposase — translation MSHDNAPLTPQGRLRLIGRIQNGRPLAHVAAEAGVSRACLSKWHQRYQHQGEDGLHDRSSRPQASPDTTPDWVVELIETWRREHKWAASRIAVELEHEHGFGIHPRTVGRWFKHLGINKRRHLDPGGESNRQPGTITATAPGAMVHLDVKKAGRIPEGGGWFAHGRDSEAARAASRSKSAAKKQGHKIGGYTYLYSAVDGYTRLAYTEVMQDEKAATAVEFLNKARAFFAAEGITRLGRVVTDNGVNFAAGDFTQAVNNLGGIHQRIRPYTPRHNGKVERYQRILAEECLYARTYDSESARGEAMKVWVQHYNHHRPHSAADGQAPASLVPGRVTNVLPSYI, via the coding sequence ATGTCCCACGATAACGCGCCACTGACCCCGCAAGGACGCCTCCGCCTCATCGGCCGTATCCAAAACGGACGACCGTTGGCCCATGTCGCGGCTGAAGCCGGAGTCTCGAGAGCCTGCCTGTCGAAATGGCACCAGCGCTACCAGCACCAGGGCGAGGACGGCCTCCACGATCGCTCGTCGCGGCCGCAGGCATCGCCGGATACCACCCCGGACTGGGTGGTGGAGCTGATCGAGACCTGGCGCCGGGAGCATAAGTGGGCGGCCTCCCGCATCGCCGTCGAGCTTGAGCACGAGCACGGCTTCGGCATCCACCCACGCACCGTGGGCCGCTGGTTCAAGCACCTGGGCATCAATAAGCGTCGCCACCTCGACCCGGGCGGTGAGTCCAACCGGCAGCCCGGCACGATCACCGCCACCGCACCTGGGGCGATGGTGCACCTGGATGTGAAGAAGGCCGGCCGGATCCCCGAGGGCGGTGGCTGGTTCGCCCACGGCCGAGACTCCGAGGCCGCTCGCGCCGCCAGCCGGTCGAAGAGCGCCGCGAAGAAGCAGGGGCACAAGATCGGCGGCTACACCTACCTGTACTCGGCAGTCGATGGATACACCCGCCTTGCCTACACCGAGGTGATGCAAGACGAGAAGGCCGCCACCGCGGTGGAGTTCTTGAACAAGGCCAGAGCATTCTTCGCCGCCGAAGGCATCACCCGGCTGGGCCGGGTGGTCACCGATAACGGGGTGAACTTCGCTGCCGGCGACTTCACGCAGGCGGTGAACAACCTCGGCGGGATCCATCAGCGGATCAGGCCCTACACGCCGCGGCATAACGGCAAGGTCGAGCGATATCAGCGGATTCTGGCCGAGGAATGCCTCTATGCGAGGACCTACGACTCCGAGTCGGCCCGAGGAGAAGCGATGAAAGTCTGGGTTCAGCACTACAATCATCACCGCCCCCACTCAGCTGCAGACGGTCAAGCTCCTGCCAGCCTCGTCCCGGGGCGCGTCACCAACGTCCTGCCCTCCTACATCTAG
- a CDS encoding tyrosine-type recombinase/integrase, whose translation MDLTHRKLAHRGSRLGTVYVSESSVLFRPALGKADIANSKDYRIHDLRHAFASVNAKNGIAPKELQKVLGHKTLAITTDTYMHPCQEDFGG comes from the coding sequence GTGGATCTGACTCACCGGAAGCTGGCCCACCGCGGCTCACGGCTGGGCACGGTGTATGTCTCTGAGTCCAGTGTCCTTTTTCGGCCTGCTCTTGGAAAAGCTGACATTGCGAACTCCAAGGACTACCGCATCCACGACCTCCGGCATGCCTTCGCCTCCGTGAACGCGAAGAACGGCATCGCGCCCAAGGAGCTTCAGAAGGTTCTCGGTCATAAGACTCTTGCCATCACCACTGACACGTACATGCACCCTTGCCAGGAGGACTTCGGTGGCTGA
- a CDS encoding helix-turn-helix domain-containing protein: MSEQSRKLSAGGRRKRLAPSVKYEVFTLVLTNQATQAEIAAKYGVDRSTIKKICTTAKQGAIEALAGSSRAAGSGTSSDHRPGHRGGAGGSDSPEAGPPRLTAGHGVCL, translated from the coding sequence ATGTCAGAACAGTCCCGGAAGCTTTCGGCCGGTGGTCGTCGGAAGCGGTTGGCCCCGTCGGTGAAGTACGAGGTGTTCACCTTGGTGCTGACCAATCAGGCCACCCAGGCAGAGATCGCTGCCAAGTATGGTGTGGACCGGTCCACGATCAAGAAGATCTGCACCACTGCCAAGCAAGGAGCCATCGAAGCACTGGCAGGCAGCTCACGGGCTGCTGGAAGCGGAACGAGCAGCGATCATCGCCCTGGCCATCGCGGGGGAGCAGGTGGATCTGACTCACCGGAAGCTGGCCCACCGCGGCTCACGGCTGGGCACGGTGTATGTCTCTGA
- a CDS encoding helix-turn-helix transcriptional regulator, with protein MTTVASQNGEPGPTLRQKQSFSALTARSGAFHAPFGPWAYDCMKLVVVRSGAAIITTELGPDLVHAGDCLLLSPDVLFGGEPEGLFTATTIYVDTDYLADQVFWQYSNIVNDRLDALGMAETLYAEPVQILKLGPERAGAMMPWLDELTVLSGSGGFPEHFHRMQALWSSIMDVIAPLVSVSSVRRTPTQRARSRPVLPRDRVLAPSRDEAVKVREMLRENPQEQWTLCKLAETIHLSPKQLSRIFAATYGKTPLAYLTMVRVEEMARLLRQRNLPVGEAGKQVGWNSRSRACQAFRECTGMTPQQYRKTWCVRV; from the coding sequence ATGACTACGGTTGCCTCCCAGAACGGGGAGCCGGGCCCGACGTTGAGGCAGAAACAGTCCTTCTCCGCTCTCACTGCCCGGTCGGGGGCCTTTCACGCGCCCTTCGGTCCCTGGGCCTATGACTGCATGAAGCTGGTGGTCGTTCGCTCCGGAGCGGCCATCATCACTACCGAACTGGGTCCGGACTTGGTTCACGCGGGTGACTGTCTGCTCCTGAGCCCCGATGTCCTGTTCGGGGGCGAGCCAGAAGGGCTCTTCACCGCGACGACGATCTACGTAGATACCGACTACCTCGCCGATCAGGTGTTCTGGCAGTACTCCAACATCGTCAACGACCGGCTCGACGCGCTGGGGATGGCTGAGACTCTCTATGCAGAGCCGGTGCAGATCTTGAAGCTGGGCCCCGAAAGGGCAGGAGCCATGATGCCGTGGTTGGACGAACTGACGGTCCTCAGTGGCTCCGGGGGATTCCCGGAACACTTCCACCGGATGCAGGCGCTCTGGTCATCGATCATGGACGTTATAGCTCCACTCGTCAGCGTCAGTTCGGTGCGCCGCACGCCCACCCAAAGAGCTCGTTCCAGGCCCGTACTGCCGCGAGACAGAGTCCTCGCCCCGTCCAGGGACGAGGCTGTGAAAGTCCGGGAGATGCTCAGAGAGAACCCGCAGGAGCAGTGGACGCTGTGCAAGTTGGCAGAAACCATTCATCTCTCGCCGAAGCAGTTGTCCCGTATTTTCGCAGCGACCTATGGGAAGACTCCGTTGGCCTACCTGACGATGGTCAGGGTTGAAGAGATGGCGCGGCTTCTCCGGCAGAGGAACCTGCCTGTCGGAGAAGCCGGGAAACAAGTGGGGTGGAACAGTCGGAGCCGCGCCTGCCAGGCTTTTCGCGAGTGTACTGGGATGACTCCACAGCAGTACAGGAAGACTTGGTGCGTCAGAGTTTGA
- a CDS encoding VanZ family protein → MHQQLVSSVFIGLLLSAVLFLPLTAWHYRRFGRFDGLRLIWSCAGFTYLTGLIAFTIFPLPSSEQCTGQMTRLVLSPWRVLQEIQQILASEGVMAALASWTLWEAVLNVILFVPFGLIACRVFEAPRPAVFVAAVTASLAIEATQYTGNWGLAPCPYRVADITDLLTNSSGAALGILLERITPRLLSSKEHLLAHRDRARPVNRGRRLLGMVLDMVYIGLGTAVGGSFGAVGYMALEFTPGHALVPEQMLHLQESITAGAWTASLLVIILPAMMGNGASLGQRTVYLAPADLRRRKHVLRAFNVQGVLVCALFNGLPTVLLVPFGIVAAFTAALIIPRGLSYTIAATPICDSRAVDAASQSSADREMTGIGPGEAAS, encoded by the coding sequence ATGCACCAACAGCTCGTGAGCTCGGTATTCATCGGACTGCTGCTCTCCGCAGTCCTCTTCCTGCCCCTGACCGCCTGGCACTATCGACGCTTCGGCCGCTTCGACGGCCTGAGACTCATCTGGTCCTGTGCTGGCTTCACCTACCTCACAGGGCTCATAGCTTTCACGATCTTCCCCCTGCCCAGCAGCGAACAGTGCACAGGTCAGATGACGCGACTGGTGCTCTCACCATGGCGTGTTCTCCAAGAAATCCAACAGATCCTCGCCTCCGAGGGTGTCATGGCGGCGCTGGCAAGCTGGACGCTGTGGGAGGCGGTGCTCAACGTCATTCTCTTCGTGCCCTTCGGGCTGATCGCCTGCAGAGTCTTCGAGGCTCCGCGCCCTGCAGTCTTCGTTGCCGCAGTGACCGCTTCGCTGGCGATTGAAGCAACGCAGTACACCGGGAACTGGGGGCTCGCGCCGTGCCCTTACCGAGTTGCCGACATCACCGACCTGCTGACCAACTCCTCCGGCGCGGCCCTGGGCATCCTGCTTGAACGAATCACCCCACGGCTGCTCAGCTCGAAGGAGCACCTTCTCGCGCACAGAGACAGAGCTCGCCCTGTGAACAGGGGCCGCCGACTTCTCGGGATGGTCCTCGACATGGTCTATATCGGCCTCGGTACGGCCGTAGGAGGAAGCTTCGGCGCAGTCGGGTACATGGCGCTCGAGTTCACTCCCGGCCATGCGCTGGTCCCCGAGCAGATGCTTCACCTCCAAGAGAGCATCACGGCGGGAGCTTGGACTGCATCCCTTCTGGTGATCATCCTCCCGGCGATGATGGGTAACGGGGCATCGCTCGGACAGCGCACCGTCTACCTCGCACCTGCTGATCTGAGAAGGAGGAAGCATGTTCTCCGTGCCTTCAACGTCCAGGGGGTACTGGTGTGCGCGTTATTCAACGGACTCCCCACAGTCCTGCTCGTGCCGTTCGGCATTGTGGCGGCATTCACGGCCGCGCTGATCATACCACGAGGCCTCAGCTACACGATCGCGGCCACGCCCATCTGCGACTCGAGGGCCGTAGACGCTGCTTCCCAGAGCTCAGCTGATCGTGAGATGACGGGGATCGGGCCAGGGGAGGCCGCGTCATGA
- a CDS encoding ABC transporter permease has translation MQALRAELIKLKRSLSWTVVTLLPLIMVLSGAVNTLMAGEQPDDGWHTMWLRSAVFYGLFPLAVGIGILASLVWRSEHQGGNWNALMSGPTSTWRIVTAKAASLGLLTAGMQVLLLGSVVAVGKLVFGLPGMPPAEYLGITALIAVACLPVAVLQSGLSMLFRSFAVPIAVAFTGAGLAVVLLLAEIPGVVWVFPYALIGRSTQLGTGTFADSGDISAVDVLTVLGASGLLTFALLAVSVAWLERKDL, from the coding sequence ATGCAGGCCCTCCGAGCTGAGCTCATCAAGCTCAAACGCTCCTTGAGCTGGACAGTGGTGACCCTGCTGCCGCTGATCATGGTGCTCTCCGGAGCAGTGAACACGCTCATGGCAGGCGAACAGCCAGACGATGGCTGGCACACCATGTGGCTGCGCTCAGCGGTCTTCTACGGGCTCTTCCCCCTGGCTGTCGGCATCGGGATCCTCGCCTCACTGGTCTGGCGCAGCGAGCATCAGGGCGGCAACTGGAACGCTCTGATGAGCGGTCCCACCTCGACCTGGCGCATCGTCACGGCAAAGGCCGCCTCCCTGGGCCTGCTCACCGCAGGAATGCAGGTCCTTCTGCTGGGCTCGGTCGTCGCCGTCGGGAAACTCGTCTTCGGGCTTCCCGGGATGCCGCCGGCGGAATACCTCGGCATCACTGCGTTGATCGCCGTGGCGTGCCTGCCGGTAGCAGTGCTGCAGTCCGGGCTATCGATGCTCTTCCGCTCATTCGCAGTTCCGATCGCAGTGGCCTTCACCGGAGCCGGGCTCGCGGTGGTCCTGCTGCTGGCCGAAATTCCCGGGGTTGTCTGGGTGTTCCCCTACGCGCTCATCGGACGGTCCACCCAGCTGGGCACCGGGACCTTCGCGGACTCCGGGGACATCAGCGCAGTCGATGTGCTCACCGTGTTGGGGGCATCAGGCCTGCTCACCTTCGCCCTGCTGGCCGTCTCTGTGGCTTGGTTGGAGCGAAAGGACCTCTGA
- a CDS encoding ABC transporter permease, giving the protein MKTSALATEFAKTRRLRMGLIAVTLAVAVTGLTIASAATSPAFSTPQDSWSALLAGMGLAFPIGSPLLLAVLASRQVDIEHQSNGWILAQTSGITPGALCRLKLLTTGTGVVLATVAASLLVLAFGLLVGGGGAPPWGLWAGNTLCVVVVNLVVLGLHILLAAQIQNQLVGLGIGVLGTLLGVFASAMPSTIAHATPWGYYSLATVAEYQGEELMLGPPAGFSIAALAVLAAVAFTAVTAFFDHKEA; this is encoded by the coding sequence GTGAAGACCTCCGCCCTGGCCACCGAGTTCGCCAAGACCAGACGGCTGCGTATGGGGCTGATCGCTGTCACCCTAGCGGTGGCTGTAACCGGCCTGACCATCGCCAGCGCAGCCACCAGTCCGGCATTCTCCACACCCCAGGACAGCTGGAGCGCTCTGCTGGCCGGGATGGGCCTGGCCTTCCCGATCGGTTCTCCGCTGCTGCTGGCTGTGCTGGCCAGCCGACAGGTCGACATCGAGCACCAGTCCAATGGGTGGATCCTCGCCCAGACCTCCGGTATCACCCCCGGAGCCCTGTGTCGGCTGAAACTGCTGACCACTGGCACCGGGGTCGTGCTGGCGACTGTCGCAGCAAGTCTCCTGGTGCTGGCTTTCGGCTTGTTGGTAGGCGGCGGAGGTGCACCGCCATGGGGGCTGTGGGCTGGTAACACGCTGTGCGTTGTCGTGGTGAATCTGGTGGTGCTGGGCCTGCACATTCTGCTGGCAGCCCAGATCCAGAATCAGCTGGTTGGTCTCGGGATCGGAGTGCTGGGCACGCTCCTCGGCGTCTTCGCCTCGGCGATGCCCTCGACTATCGCCCATGCGACTCCTTGGGGGTACTACTCCCTGGCGACCGTCGCCGAGTACCAGGGAGAAGAACTGATGCTCGGTCCCCCAGCAGGCTTCAGTATCGCTGCCCTGGCTGTGCTGGCCGCTGTCGCCTTCACCGCTGTCACTGCGTTCTTCGACCATAAGGAGGCATGA
- a CDS encoding ABC transporter ATP-binding protein, which produces MSFVVSTDHLSKRYGGTTVVNDLNLRIPEGCVYGFLGPNGSGKSTTMKMLLSLIRPSSGTIEVFGEPMSRHSRRRLLGGIGSLIESPPGYGHLTGAENMRVVQRLLGLSDQQISFAVDTVRLGEQMNKKVRNYSLGMKQRLGIAMALARQPRLLILDEPTNGLDPAGIDEIRHLLRRLADGGVTVMVSSHLLGEIDKTANVLGILSGGQMLFQGTREELFTASMPDLRLSTADPRHTRSLLNSATDAHLEGGTVRVSSLDHAGASQLIRDLVNAGDEIYEARREEQSLEDVFMHLTTGGGL; this is translated from the coding sequence ATGAGCTTCGTCGTCTCCACTGATCACCTGAGCAAGCGCTACGGCGGCACCACCGTGGTCAACGACCTGAATCTGCGCATCCCGGAAGGATGCGTGTACGGGTTCCTGGGGCCCAACGGCTCCGGGAAGTCCACCACCATGAAGATGTTGCTCTCGCTGATCCGGCCCAGCAGCGGGACCATCGAAGTCTTCGGGGAACCGATGAGCCGGCACAGCCGACGCAGGCTGCTGGGCGGCATCGGCTCTCTGATCGAGTCCCCGCCAGGCTACGGGCACCTCACTGGCGCGGAGAACATGCGCGTGGTGCAGCGACTCCTGGGCCTCTCCGACCAGCAGATCTCCTTCGCAGTGGACACCGTGCGCCTCGGCGAGCAGATGAACAAGAAGGTCCGCAACTACTCGCTGGGCATGAAGCAGCGGCTCGGCATCGCCATGGCGCTGGCACGCCAGCCCCGGCTGCTGATCCTGGATGAGCCCACCAACGGCCTGGATCCTGCCGGCATCGACGAGATCAGGCATCTGCTGCGACGCCTTGCCGACGGAGGGGTCACCGTCATGGTCTCCAGCCACCTCCTCGGAGAGATCGACAAGACCGCCAACGTGTTGGGGATCCTCTCCGGCGGGCAGATGCTCTTCCAGGGAACCCGCGAAGAGCTCTTCACCGCCTCGATGCCGGATTTGAGGCTGAGCACTGCAGACCCTCGGCACACTCGTTCTCTGCTCAACAGCGCTACTGATGCTCACCTCGAGGGCGGCACCGTGAGGGTCTCCAGTCTGGACCATGCTGGTGCCTCACAGCTGATCAGGGACCTGGTAAACGCAGGCGATGAGATCTACGAGGCCCGGCGTGAAGAGCAGTCTCTGGAGGACGTGTTCATGCACCTCACCACAGGAGGCGGGCTGTGA